The Euphorbia lathyris chromosome 2, ddEupLath1.1, whole genome shotgun sequence genome includes a window with the following:
- the LOC136220491 gene encoding VQ motif-containing protein 20, translated as MSPSPSLQDQNPKISNKNASLCPPLLKINKDSHSIKKSSSSILSSSPPSAFSSSASLLTVAAPVKPPPQRTPVIIYTHSPKIIHTNPTDFMALVQKLTGMSRSDDDPAPDHQVKRENGILSPEEESNKNGKMCGNDDNESSSVITTDENCGDGQVNSCFVPPIFEPPNPYMTNIPVFSSNPVEFLCGNQPYYNYTDSLYFNNPNLRTSISSSSSSPMERMNDFPEY; from the coding sequence ATGAGCCCTTCGCCTTCTTTACAAGATCAAAACCCCAAAATCAGCAACAAAAATGCCTCCTTATGCCCTCCTCTTCTCAAAATCAACAAAGACTCACATTCAATcaagaaatcatcatcttcaaTACTCTCTTCATCTCCGCCGTCAGCATTTTCCTCCTCCGCTTCTCTCCTAACCGTGGCCGCCCCCGTCAAGCCGCCTCCTCAACGCACTCCGGTAATTATCTACACTCATTCCCCCAAAATCATTCACACAAATCCAACAGATTTCATGGCATTGGTGCAAAAACTCACAGGAATGTCGCGGTCCGATGACGATCCTGCTCCAGATCATCAGGTGAAGCGAGAGAACGGAATTCTATCGCCCGAGGAGGAGAGTAATAAGAACGGGAAGATGTGCGGGAATGATGATAATGAATCGTCATCGGTGATTACGACGGATGAAAATTGTGGAGATGGACAAGTGAATTCGTGTTTTGTTCCTCCAATTTTCGAGCCCCCAAATCCATATATGACGAACATACCTGTTTTTAGTTCGAATCCAGTTGAATTTCTGTGTGGAAATCAGCCTTATTATAATTATACAGATTCGTTATATTTTAATAATCCAAATTTGAGGACTTccatttcttcttcctcttcttctcccaTGGAGAGGATGAATGATTTCCCCGAAtactaa